In a genomic window of Rubrobacter calidifluminis:
- the pyrE gene encoding orotate phosphoribosyltransferase: MADLAARVREAALLEGDFVLSSGRRSRFYVDKYLFSTEPGLLGEISRELAGRIPGGVDRLAGVELGAVPLVVAVSLQSGLPYVIVRRSGKSYGTAREIEGRLQEGESVVLLEDVVTTGAQALAAAERLCALGCRVERIVAVLDRRERPEERLGRFHFEALLRMGDLGVDTPV, translated from the coding sequence GTGGCTGACCTCGCTGCGCGGGTGAGGGAGGCTGCGCTGCTGGAGGGGGATTTCGTCCTCTCCAGCGGCAGGAGGAGCCGCTTTTACGTGGACAAGTACCTCTTCTCAACCGAGCCCGGGTTGCTCGGGGAGATCTCGCGGGAGCTGGCCGGCAGGATCCCGGGCGGCGTCGACAGGCTCGCCGGGGTGGAGCTGGGGGCCGTGCCGCTGGTGGTCGCCGTCTCGCTGCAGAGCGGGCTGCCCTACGTCATCGTCCGTCGTTCGGGCAAAAGTTACGGGACTGCCAGGGAGATCGAGGGCCGCCTTCAGGAGGGGGAGAGCGTCGTCCTGCTCGAGGACGTGGTGACGACCGGAGCACAGGCTCTCGCCGCGGCGGAGAGGCTGTGCGCGCTGGGATGTCGGGTGGAGAGGATCGTCGCGGTGCTCGATCGCAGGGAACGTCCCGAAGAGAGGCTCGGGCGCTTCCATTTCGAGGCTCTGCTCCGGATGGGAGATCTCGGGGTAGACACGCCGGTTTGA
- a CDS encoding inositol monophosphatase family protein, with the protein MSTSGSGPGLHEFVCEIARQAGELQLSRYERPGEVREKAPKDLVTEVDLMCEKLLVSRIEERYPEDAILSEERGGGIPDRGRGWLLDPLDGTANFSRANPLFCCCVSVVEDGRVTHTAVAAPLLGRLYHASLGGGAFCDFGDRRVCLSVGGASSLEYAFVGVDLSLPVKRGPYRDGLQRVFDACWQIRALGSAGIRGAWLAAGHLDVSIGTRNTLWDYAPTALLVSEAGGKATDLDGKSWTFDSEGLLATNGLLHEETLQILHSS; encoded by the coding sequence GTGAGTACCTCAGGTAGCGGCCCCGGGCTGCACGAGTTCGTCTGCGAGATAGCCCGACAGGCGGGAGAGCTCCAGCTCTCCCGCTACGAGCGTCCGGGCGAGGTACGGGAAAAAGCCCCGAAAGACCTGGTGACCGAGGTGGACCTCATGTGCGAGAAGCTGCTGGTCTCGCGCATCGAGGAACGCTACCCGGAGGATGCCATCCTCTCGGAGGAGCGCGGCGGTGGAATCCCCGATCGGGGTCGGGGCTGGCTCCTGGACCCGCTCGATGGGACCGCCAACTTCTCCCGCGCCAATCCGCTCTTCTGCTGCTGCGTCTCGGTGGTGGAGGACGGCCGGGTCACACACACCGCCGTCGCCGCCCCGCTCCTCGGAAGGCTCTACCACGCGAGCCTCGGCGGGGGCGCATTCTGCGACTTCGGGGACAGGAGGGTGTGCCTCTCGGTCGGAGGGGCGAGCTCCCTGGAGTACGCGTTCGTCGGCGTCGACCTCTCCCTGCCGGTCAAGCGGGGGCCGTACAGGGATGGCCTGCAGAGGGTCTTCGACGCCTGCTGGCAGATAAGGGCCCTGGGCAGCGCCGGCATCCGCGGCGCCTGGCTCGCCGCCGGACACCTGGACGTCTCCATCGGCACCCGGAATACCCTCTGGGACTACGCCCCGACCGCGCTGCTGGTCTCCGAGGCCGGGGGGAAGGCCACGGATCTCGATGGCAAAAGCTGGACCTTCGACTCGGAGGGGCTTTTGGCTACCAACGGCCTGCTGCATGAGGAGACACTGCAAATCCTGCACTCCTCCTAG
- a CDS encoding HAD family hydrolase, which translates to MIEAALFDFDGTLVDTTELIYHSMRHAVREVMGLEPPREVLLANVGQPLPRQMELLVETVADGRPDRERLADRLLEVYVRDNTANHDALIREFPGVVGALSRLQDAGMKVAVVTSKSRASVEMALRAIPSLGGVTDVFVTMEDTAEHKPHPAPLLKGLELLGGVPPERAVYVGDSPHDVAAAHAARMRCIAVSWGAFSEDVLKEAGPEYLVPDVGSAAEVILKLREARQAGTGRIA; encoded by the coding sequence GTGATCGAAGCCGCCCTCTTCGACTTCGACGGGACGCTCGTGGACACGACCGAGCTGATCTACCACTCGATGCGCCACGCGGTGCGGGAGGTGATGGGTCTGGAGCCGCCGCGGGAGGTGCTGCTCGCGAACGTGGGCCAGCCCCTGCCGCGCCAGATGGAGCTTCTGGTCGAGACCGTCGCCGATGGCCGCCCGGACCGGGAGCGCCTCGCTGACCGGCTGCTGGAGGTCTACGTCCGGGACAACACCGCCAACCACGACGCCCTGATCCGGGAGTTCCCCGGCGTGGTCGGGGCTCTCTCGCGTCTGCAGGACGCGGGGATGAAGGTGGCCGTGGTCACCTCCAAGAGCAGAGCCTCGGTGGAGATGGCCTTGAGGGCCATCCCCTCGCTCGGCGGTGTGACCGACGTTTTCGTCACGATGGAGGACACCGCCGAGCACAAGCCGCACCCGGCCCCTCTCCTCAAGGGACTCGAGCTCCTGGGCGGCGTCCCGCCGGAGAGGGCCGTCTACGTGGGCGACTCACCGCACGACGTCGCCGCCGCGCACGCCGCCCGGATGAGGTGCATCGCGGTGAGCTGGGGCGCGTTCTCCGAGGATGTCCTGAAGGAGGCGGGCCCCGAGTACCTGGTCCCCGACGTGGGCTCCGCCGCCGAGGTGATACTGAAGCTGCGGGAGGCGCGGCAGGCGGGTACGGGGCGGATCGCCTAG
- a CDS encoding transglycosylase domain-containing protein: MLGGGFTRRRRIRRERGRFWRRVRTLVVLFCCACVLGVAAFTAAFAYAYFRVARSLPRLSDYRSIQLAQTSTVYDEDGHVVDELYGAQNRYVVPLDRMSPHLRRAVVAIEDHRFYEHGGLDFEAIARAAEADIATLSIREGGSTITQQLIKNTYISPKERYVPSFQRKIDEAALAWQYDKKHSKREILEEYLNTVYFGENAYGAEAAARTYFDEHASQLTLPQAALLAGIINLPTTYDPYIHPKEALKRRNVVLDKMLQYGYITRKQHDRAVKQPIELRRGTVRPRKDDQYFLDAVRRELTRRFGQKMIYGGGLKIYTTLDPYLQKAATGAVNETLNPSAGDPSAALVSVDPSTGAVRALVGGSDYSKVKFNLATQAHRQPGSSFKVFDLAAAIHQGISPKTMYVSKNLDIPMPRGSKQPYYHVENYGGIQRGPITIEKAAEQSDNTVFVQLALDVGMKNVVAMAHAMGITSKLDTYPSAAIGGLTYGVTPLEMASAYSTLANHGVHMKPYLIQKVTREENGRQVVLYRHKPKSNRALSRDEAAAVTQVLEKVVQKGTPSYYHNLDAEIGRPSAGKTGTTENFVDAWYVGYIPQLSTSVWVGYPKERKPMVNIDGLSVVNGENFPLDIWSRYMQLAVQRFPQVVPFDTPSPSFHLEIKRNGRAYVPPPPKPKKKQNTPGGESAPSTTSRVGGTTIAAPGTAGSPSSGSPQTVVASPQQNVPGAVRRQAPASGRAGSFFGKNGIFGGSLFGR, translated from the coding sequence ATGCTCGGTGGCGGATTCACGCGGCGCAGACGCATTAGGAGGGAGCGGGGCAGGTTCTGGCGCAGGGTCAGGACGCTCGTCGTCCTCTTCTGCTGCGCCTGCGTGCTCGGGGTGGCGGCCTTCACCGCGGCCTTCGCCTACGCGTATTTCAGGGTCGCCAGGAGCCTGCCGCGGCTGAGCGACTACAGGTCGATACAGCTCGCCCAGACCTCGACCGTCTACGATGAAGACGGGCATGTCGTGGACGAGCTCTACGGGGCCCAGAACCGCTACGTGGTTCCGCTCGACAGGATGAGCCCGCACCTCCGGCGGGCCGTCGTCGCCATAGAGGATCACCGCTTCTACGAGCATGGAGGGCTGGACTTCGAGGCCATAGCCCGGGCCGCCGAGGCGGATATCGCCACCCTCTCGATAAGGGAGGGTGGCTCGACGATAACCCAGCAGCTCATAAAGAACACCTACATCTCACCGAAGGAACGGTACGTGCCGAGCTTCCAGCGCAAGATAGACGAGGCGGCGCTGGCCTGGCAGTACGACAAGAAGCACTCCAAACGCGAGATCCTCGAAGAATACCTCAACACCGTTTACTTCGGGGAGAACGCCTACGGGGCGGAGGCCGCCGCGCGCACCTACTTCGACGAACACGCGAGCCAGCTCACCCTCCCGCAGGCCGCTCTGCTCGCCGGGATCATAAACCTCCCCACCACCTACGACCCATACATACACCCCAAGGAGGCCCTCAAGAGACGCAACGTCGTACTGGACAAGATGCTGCAGTACGGCTACATAACCAGAAAGCAGCATGACAGGGCCGTAAAGCAGCCGATAGAGCTCCGGCGAGGGACTGTAAGGCCGAGAAAAGACGACCAGTACTTCCTCGACGCCGTGCGCCGGGAGCTCACCCGGAGGTTCGGACAGAAGATGATCTACGGTGGCGGGCTCAAGATCTACACCACACTTGACCCCTACCTCCAGAAGGCGGCCACCGGCGCGGTGAACGAGACCCTGAACCCTTCGGCCGGCGACCCTTCGGCGGCTCTGGTCTCCGTCGACCCGTCGACCGGCGCGGTCCGGGCGCTGGTTGGCGGCAGCGACTACAGCAAGGTCAAGTTCAACCTGGCGACCCAGGCGCACCGGCAGCCGGGGAGCTCGTTCAAGGTCTTCGATCTCGCTGCCGCGATCCATCAGGGGATCTCCCCGAAGACCATGTACGTCTCCAAGAACCTCGACATCCCCATGCCGCGCGGCTCGAAACAGCCCTACTATCACGTCGAGAACTATGGCGGCATCCAGCGCGGACCGATAACCATCGAGAAGGCCGCCGAGCAGTCGGACAACACGGTCTTCGTCCAGCTCGCGCTCGACGTGGGGATGAAGAACGTCGTCGCGATGGCCCACGCGATGGGGATAACCAGCAAGCTCGACACATATCCCTCGGCTGCGATCGGCGGGCTCACCTACGGAGTGACGCCGCTCGAGATGGCATCGGCCTACTCGACGCTTGCCAACCACGGGGTGCACATGAAACCATACCTGATCCAGAAAGTCACCCGCGAGGAGAACGGGCGACAGGTCGTCCTCTACCGGCACAAGCCCAAGAGCAACCGGGCGCTCTCGCGCGACGAGGCGGCGGCGGTGACTCAGGTTCTCGAGAAGGTCGTGCAGAAGGGCACCCCGAGCTACTACCACAACCTGGACGCCGAGATCGGACGCCCCTCGGCGGGCAAGACCGGGACGACCGAAAACTTCGTCGACGCGTGGTACGTCGGCTACATCCCGCAGCTCTCCACGAGCGTCTGGGTGGGTTACCCCAAGGAGCGCAAGCCAATGGTCAACATAGATGGTCTCTCGGTGGTGAACGGCGAGAACTTCCCGCTGGACATCTGGTCGCGCTACATGCAGCTCGCCGTGCAGCGCTTCCCGCAGGTCGTACCCTTCGATACCCCGAGCCCGTCCTTCCACCTCGAGATAAAGAGGAACGGGCGTGCCTACGTGCCCCCGCCGCCTAAGCCGAAGAAGAAACAGAACACGCCGGGAGGGGAGAGTGCTCCATCGACCACGTCCCGGGTGGGGGGGACGACTATCGCAGCCCCTGGAACCGCGGGCTCGCCATCTTCCGGGAGCCCCCAGACGGTGGTTGCCTCACCACAGCAGAACGTCCCCGGCGCCGTGCGGCGTCAGGCGCCGGCCTCCGGACGTGCAGGCAGCTTCTTCGGTAAAAACGGTATTTTCGGTGGGAGCCTCTTCGGGCGCTAG
- a CDS encoding UDP-N-acetylmuramoyl-L-alanyl-D-glutamate--2,6-diaminopimelate ligase has protein sequence MFVESGRLARILGTSIPEGVRGVEGVTHDSRRVREGYAFVAVPGFKQDGLRYAPEALRRGAVLVVAERDLEGAPVAVVSDAREALAALACAVCGDPSRGLEVYGITGTNGKTTTSYMLHEILAARFGEGACGLMGTAGIVVGGEELYTGRTTPEAPEVQGTLAEMVRRGVRRVVMEVSSHGIALKRVLGTRFSGAIFTNLSRDHLDLHGTMEEYYRTKRRLFFWAEGPRVVGVSDGWGRRLASEIEGAKTFGVDPDADYRVGEVREESGGSSFVLRGPRGEGRLRIPLPGGYNVLNAAGAAAFALEIGVGFETVARALEGMRQVPGRLERIPGSRGFEVVVDYAHTEVGLEELLGTVRPMARGRVICVFGAAGERDRAKRPLMGEVASRLADWSVITTDDAYSEDPRRIAGEVAAGADPGRTEIVLDRREAIRRALEMARPGDVVVVAGKGHERVQHLPGGDVPFHDATVVRELLAEMDGREEAE, from the coding sequence ATGTTCGTGGAGAGTGGACGTCTGGCCCGCATACTGGGCACGAGTATACCCGAGGGCGTGCGGGGCGTGGAGGGGGTGACGCACGACTCCCGGCGGGTGAGGGAGGGGTATGCGTTCGTGGCGGTTCCGGGTTTCAAGCAGGACGGGCTGAGGTACGCGCCGGAGGCGCTGCGGCGGGGGGCCGTACTCGTCGTGGCCGAGCGAGATCTGGAGGGGGCGCCGGTGGCGGTGGTGTCGGATGCGCGGGAGGCGCTCGCCGCTCTGGCGTGTGCGGTCTGCGGGGATCCTTCGCGCGGGCTCGAGGTGTACGGCATAACCGGGACCAACGGCAAGACGACGACCTCCTACATGCTGCATGAGATCCTGGCGGCACGTTTCGGGGAGGGTGCGTGCGGGCTCATGGGGACTGCAGGGATCGTTGTGGGGGGTGAGGAGCTCTACACCGGGCGCACGACTCCGGAGGCGCCTGAGGTGCAGGGGACGCTCGCCGAGATGGTCCGGCGGGGGGTCAGGCGGGTCGTCATGGAGGTCTCTTCGCACGGGATCGCGCTCAAGAGGGTTTTGGGGACGCGGTTTTCTGGTGCGATTTTCACCAACCTCAGCCGGGATCATCTCGACCTGCATGGCACGATGGAGGAGTACTACAGGACCAAGCGCAGGCTCTTCTTCTGGGCTGAGGGGCCCAGGGTCGTCGGCGTCTCGGACGGGTGGGGCAGGCGTCTGGCCTCGGAGATCGAGGGCGCGAAGACCTTCGGGGTGGATCCTGATGCCGACTACCGGGTCGGGGAGGTGCGTGAGGAGAGCGGAGGGAGCTCGTTCGTTCTGCGCGGGCCGCGGGGGGAAGGGAGGCTCAGGATCCCGCTCCCCGGCGGCTACAACGTGCTCAACGCGGCCGGGGCCGCGGCTTTTGCGCTCGAGATCGGGGTCGGGTTCGAGACGGTGGCGCGGGCGCTCGAAGGGATGCGCCAGGTTCCGGGCAGGCTCGAGCGGATCCCCGGCTCCCGGGGCTTCGAGGTCGTCGTGGACTATGCGCACACCGAGGTGGGGCTGGAGGAGCTGCTCGGGACGGTGCGCCCGATGGCCCGTGGCCGGGTGATCTGCGTCTTCGGGGCCGCGGGCGAGCGCGACAGGGCGAAGCGGCCGCTCATGGGCGAGGTCGCCTCCAGGCTCGCCGACTGGAGCGTGATCACCACCGACGACGCCTATTCGGAGGATCCGCGCAGGATAGCCGGGGAGGTTGCGGCCGGGGCGGATCCGGGGCGGACGGAGATCGTGCTCGACCGCCGGGAGGCGATACGCCGGGCGCTCGAGATGGCCCGGCCGGGGGACGTCGTCGTGGTGGCGGGCAAGGGGCACGAGCGGGTGCAGCACCTCCCTGGGGGCGACGTGCCCTTCCACGATGCGACCGTGGTGCGTGAACTTCTGGCTGAGATGGACGGGCGCGAGGAGGCAGAATAG
- a CDS encoding TlpA family protein disulfide reductase gives MTVVVVAVAILYRLFAGAEAATGTLTLPQPAPDAGQKAPTFTAESASGRPFRLTSRGTYVLVFWDSLDSQFSQARRSFTRLARRFDGSRVSFVAVYIGQAPDSGRTPYTVLTDRGGRLSAIYNVKRVPRLFLIHDGRIVLVQNGYYEANSKLLARSLKEILSGKAVRHGPEKS, from the coding sequence GTGACCGTAGTGGTGGTGGCGGTGGCGATCCTCTACCGGCTCTTCGCCGGTGCGGAGGCGGCCACCGGCACGCTCACGCTGCCGCAGCCCGCCCCGGACGCCGGGCAAAAGGCCCCGACCTTCACGGCAGAGAGCGCCTCGGGCAGGCCGTTCAGGCTCACCAGCCGGGGCACCTACGTCCTGGTCTTCTGGGACTCGCTGGATTCCCAATTCTCGCAGGCGCGCCGGAGCTTCACCCGGCTCGCCCGCCGGTTCGACGGATCCCGGGTCTCCTTCGTGGCGGTGTACATAGGTCAGGCACCGGACTCCGGAAGAACCCCCTATACCGTCCTGACCGACAGGGGCGGCCGGCTCTCGGCAATCTACAACGTCAAGCGGGTCCCGAGGCTGTTCCTCATCCACGACGGTAGAATAGTGCTCGTGCAGAACGGCTACTACGAGGCGAACTCAAAGCTCCTCGCCCGTAGCCTTAAGGAGATACTCTCCGGTAAAGCCGTAAGACACGGCCCAGAGAAGAGCTGA
- a CDS encoding metal-sensitive transcriptional regulator — translation MRREAKDEVLRRLKSVEGHVRGVEKMVEDGEAGYAEIVQQTNAIFSAIRRINTLLLKDFVEERAGQEGASEELISDLVKAIDRVTR, via the coding sequence ATGCGTAGGGAGGCGAAGGACGAGGTGCTCCGACGTCTGAAGAGCGTCGAGGGGCACGTGCGGGGGGTGGAGAAGATGGTCGAAGATGGAGAGGCCGGCTATGCCGAGATCGTGCAGCAGACCAACGCCATCTTCTCGGCCATCAGGAGGATAAACACGCTCCTGCTCAAGGATTTCGTCGAGGAGCGCGCCGGTCAGGAGGGGGCTTCTGAGGAGCTCATCTCGGACCTCGTGAAGGCCATAGACCGGGTGACCAGGTAG
- a CDS encoding aminotransferase class V-fold PLP-dependent enzyme, with translation MFPALKSGEVVYLNSGGSGPPPLSVIEASRRAEDLCYGPAYAEGSGLYARQRESLDEAREATARLLGANPQDIALTQSTTHGINLAVHSMDWSEGDEVISTATEHPGCLVPLYHLGSRYGVKVKLLSPPITAEKVARAITPRTRLVALSHVDWTTGAVWPLEEICTAAREHGVLTVVDGAQSVGNIAVDAPATGADMYAFTGHKWLLGPEGMGGLYVRPGCKAYSTNLGYASLAGPFDYEGHYELREDACRFESSTTSPALAAGFARAAREAADRGEAGPEEIRRRAGLLASMLEEIPRVRLRTPTPPPSGLVSFEVEGLTAEEVNERLLERGFVLRFIPDPYPYVRASVHLFNTGEELERLAKAVSRL, from the coding sequence ATGTTCCCGGCCCTGAAATCCGGCGAGGTCGTCTACCTGAACTCGGGCGGCAGCGGCCCCCCGCCCCTCAGCGTGATCGAGGCCTCCCGCAGGGCGGAGGATCTCTGCTACGGGCCGGCCTACGCGGAGGGTTCGGGACTCTACGCCCGCCAGAGGGAATCGCTGGACGAGGCGCGCGAGGCCACAGCCCGCCTTCTCGGGGCGAACCCGCAGGATATAGCCCTCACCCAGAGCACCACCCACGGGATCAACCTCGCCGTCCACTCGATGGACTGGTCGGAGGGCGATGAGGTGATCTCGACCGCGACGGAGCACCCGGGGTGTCTGGTCCCGCTCTACCACCTCGGGTCCCGCTACGGGGTGAAGGTGAAGCTACTCTCCCCTCCAATTACCGCGGAGAAGGTGGCGCGGGCCATCACGCCCCGCACCCGGCTCGTCGCCCTCTCGCACGTGGACTGGACCACCGGGGCGGTCTGGCCGCTCGAGGAGATCTGCACCGCGGCGCGCGAGCACGGGGTGCTGACCGTCGTGGACGGCGCGCAGTCGGTCGGCAACATAGCCGTCGACGCGCCGGCGACCGGGGCCGACATGTACGCCTTCACCGGCCACAAGTGGCTGCTCGGCCCGGAGGGGATGGGCGGGCTCTACGTCCGTCCGGGCTGCAAGGCCTACAGTACGAACCTCGGCTACGCCTCGCTCGCCGGTCCCTTCGACTACGAGGGGCACTACGAACTGAGGGAGGACGCCTGCAGGTTCGAATCCTCGACGACGAGCCCGGCGCTGGCCGCGGGCTTCGCCCGGGCCGCGCGCGAGGCCGCCGACCGCGGAGAGGCGGGCCCGGAGGAGATCCGCCGCAGGGCCGGGCTCCTGGCTTCGATGCTGGAGGAGATCCCGCGGGTACGCCTGCGCACCCCCACGCCTCCCCCCTCGGGGCTTGTGAGCTTCGAGGTCGAGGGCCTCACCGCGGAGGAGGTGAACGAGCGGCTGCTCGAGCGGGGCTTCGTGCTCCGCTTCATCCCCGACCCGTACCCCTACGTGCGGGCGAGCGTGCACCTGTTCAATACCGGAGAGGAGCTGGAACGGCTCGCGAAGGCGGTCTCGCGGCTCTAG
- a CDS encoding HU family DNA-binding protein, producing the protein MNKTQLIQEIAERANGSRSEAQRFFDAFTEVITSELKKGSEVQITGFGKFYVQERAARQGINPQTQQKINIPASKVPKFTAGNALKEAIK; encoded by the coding sequence ATGAACAAGACCCAGCTCATCCAGGAGATCGCAGAGCGGGCCAACGGCTCTCGCAGCGAGGCCCAGAGGTTCTTCGACGCCTTCACCGAGGTGATCACCTCCGAGCTCAAGAAGGGTTCCGAGGTTCAGATCACCGGTTTCGGGAAGTTCTACGTGCAGGAGCGGGCGGCCCGACAGGGGATAAACCCGCAGACACAGCAGAAGATCAACATCCCCGCCTCCAAGGTACCGAAGTTCACCGCCGGCAACGCTCTCAAGGAGGCGATCAAGTAG
- the pyrF gene encoding orotidine-5'-phosphate decarboxylase: MEALIESARSRGSPLVVGLDPMPGRLPASLLARGEAEVELVGRFCLGVLESVSEEVAAVKLQAACYERLGPEGMSLYHRLIEAAADLGLPVIADVKRGDIGEVAAAYAEAHLEVYGASCVTVNPYMGEDAVVPFLEKVRELGRGGGVFVLVATSNPSASGVQSSTTPPLFEVSARLVKRLGVEQGGYPDAGAVVGATRPEVGKRVRELLPGHLFLVPGYGAQGGGVREVVPLLNERGAGVLVNSSRGVLYAYERGAEPDWRRASRAAARLAKEALLSGGVGVG; the protein is encoded by the coding sequence TTGGAAGCCCTGATCGAATCCGCCCGAAGCAGGGGTAGCCCGCTCGTAGTCGGCCTCGACCCCATGCCCGGCAGGCTGCCAGCCTCGCTGCTCGCCCGCGGAGAGGCCGAGGTGGAGCTTGTCGGGAGGTTCTGTCTCGGGGTTCTCGAATCCGTCTCGGAGGAAGTTGCAGCTGTCAAGCTGCAGGCCGCCTGCTACGAGCGCCTCGGGCCTGAGGGCATGAGCCTCTACCACCGGCTCATAGAGGCTGCTGCGGATCTAGGGCTTCCGGTCATAGCCGATGTCAAGCGCGGCGACATAGGTGAGGTCGCCGCCGCCTACGCCGAGGCCCACCTGGAGGTCTACGGCGCCTCCTGCGTGACCGTGAACCCCTACATGGGTGAGGATGCCGTAGTGCCGTTCTTGGAGAAGGTGCGGGAGCTCGGGCGCGGAGGCGGAGTATTCGTGCTCGTCGCGACCTCCAACCCCTCGGCCTCCGGCGTACAGTCTTCGACGACCCCCCCGCTCTTCGAAGTTTCGGCCCGGCTGGTGAAGAGGCTGGGGGTAGAACAGGGGGGATATCCTGATGCCGGGGCCGTCGTCGGGGCTACACGGCCGGAGGTCGGTAAGAGGGTGCGCGAGCTCCTGCCGGGACACCTCTTCCTGGTTCCGGGGTATGGCGCCCAGGGCGGCGGGGTGCGGGAGGTTGTGCCGTTGCTGAACGAGAGGGGGGCGGGGGTGCTCGTCAACAGTAGCCGCGGCGTGCTCTACGCCTATGAGAGAGGCGCGGAACCGGACTGGAGGAGGGCCTCGCGTGCGGCGGCCAGGCTGGCGAAGGAGGCCCTGCTGTCCGGCGGTGTGGGGGTGGGTTAG
- a CDS encoding sigma-70 family RNA polymerase sigma factor: protein MTTENATMLNERTDELLSRGRSQGFVSTEEIADLLHEGDLSASEVEELYATLEEESIAVVEGEDDSPEGRDADIKSPGDNLAAQLSQAVATGDSIRMYLAEIGRVPLLTHADEIRLAKGIARGCKKSKDKLVEANLRLVVSIAKKYRNRGVSFLDLIQEGNLGLIRAAEKFDHTKGYKFSTYATWWIRQAITRAIADKGRTIRIPVHMVEKVNKYHRTHRRMTQALGREPTDEEIARELGVEVEEILRLQEISQKAISLETPVGEEDSSELGDFLEDQSCTAPTDAVSESLLKAQLREALNELPERERQIIELRFGMKDDRPRTLEEVGREFDITRERVRQIQMKTLNLLREQRRTQNLREYLR from the coding sequence ATGACGACCGAGAACGCCACCATGCTGAATGAGAGAACCGACGAACTCCTAAGCCGCGGCAGGAGTCAAGGGTTTGTCAGCACGGAGGAGATCGCCGACTTACTTCACGAAGGCGACCTCTCGGCGTCCGAGGTCGAGGAGCTATACGCGACGCTCGAGGAGGAGTCGATAGCCGTAGTAGAGGGTGAGGACGATTCTCCCGAGGGTCGGGATGCGGATATCAAAAGCCCCGGCGACAACCTGGCGGCGCAGCTGTCGCAGGCGGTCGCCACGGGGGATTCGATCCGGATGTACCTGGCGGAGATAGGGCGGGTACCGCTGCTCACGCACGCGGACGAGATAAGGCTGGCCAAGGGTATCGCGCGAGGCTGTAAAAAATCCAAGGACAAGCTGGTCGAGGCGAACCTGCGCCTGGTCGTCTCGATAGCCAAGAAGTACCGCAACCGGGGGGTATCTTTCCTCGACCTCATCCAGGAAGGCAATCTGGGGCTCATCCGGGCGGCGGAGAAGTTCGACCACACAAAAGGCTACAAGTTCTCCACGTACGCCACCTGGTGGATCAGGCAGGCCATCACGCGGGCGATCGCGGACAAGGGGCGCACCATCCGCATCCCGGTGCACATGGTCGAGAAGGTCAACAAGTACCACCGCACCCACCGCAGGATGACCCAGGCGCTGGGGCGCGAGCCAACCGACGAGGAGATAGCCAGGGAGCTCGGGGTGGAGGTCGAGGAGATCCTCCGGCTGCAGGAGATAAGCCAGAAGGCGATAAGCCTGGAGACGCCGGTGGGAGAGGAGGACTCCTCGGAGCTCGGCGACTTCCTCGAGGACCAGAGCTGCACGGCCCCCACCGACGCGGTCAGTGAGTCGCTCCTGAAGGCACAGCTGCGTGAGGCCCTCAACGAGCTCCCGGAGCGGGAGCGGCAGATCATCGAGTTGCGCTTCGGCATGAAGGACGACAGGCCGCGCACGCTGGAGGAGGTCGGGCGCGAGTTCGACATCACGCGCGAGCGGGTGCGTCAGATCCAGATGAAGACCCTCAACCTGCTGCGCGAGCAGCGCCGCACCCAGAACCTGCGTGAGTACCTCAGGTAG